CCGGCATTGCAAGCTTTGCTTGCCTGATGTTTTAAGCTTGTAATACTTGTACGGAAGGTTTTTCTTCCTTGAATTGGTCTATCATGAACTAAGAATTTTATAGGTTGAATCTACATGTCTTCTTATTTGTACATTTTTCTTTTGGTTTATAGTAAACTATCTTTCTGTGATATAGTACCTGagaataatttcattttaatattttaattttaaagatgaaCAGATTTGTAAACATTTGTTTCCTTCGCTTAAAATAATCATTCTTAAGCAAGAGATAAGTGGCTTTTCTTAATAGCAAAAGCTCATTCATGTCCAAATTTTGGAGTTCTACCTTTTCTTTAAGGTGTATTTGCacgaaaaagttaaaatttttttgctattttataatttaatttaaaattttaaaattagtaaaattgtaaatttttattgtaattatatttaagTTTAAAACTTGAATCAAAAAGACTatctcaaattattttattatatttatatgccAGGTAACTagctattgataaaaaaatctaaaatttttagttattttataatttttaatttaaaattttaaaaattaatgtaatttaactcaatttttaaatttatttatcttcCTCTCCTCTAGCCTAATGtaaaaatcatatatttaactttttattctatttatcaTTAGTTCCAATAAAAATTGCActagttttaataaaaattacaagttttatatttattgattttttattttctaaatactTTACTGGAAtgcattataataaattatatcttatttgttataaaaaaaatatgtaataaataaaaaataaaaatcatagtCGTACTATTTATAATTGTGCTATTAATATTCTTAATAGTATAAGTTACCACTTGAAAACATAAgtagaaatattatattaagaGTAAgggaattataattaaaaaataaaaagaaattttattattattttttccacCAAACAgataaaaatgaaatataatattaagattttaaagatttaatagTGATcgagaataaatttaaaaattttaaattaaattatattaatttttaaaaatttaaattaaattgtgaaataattaaaaaatttagattaattttaaaaattttaaaattttaaaataaattgattaatttttgcCTAGAAGTTCATTTCTTTTTACAAATtctaaattcttttaattatttttataaaattctatctcaaattaaaatttaatataagctagattaactatttatataaacattaaaaataaaaaattttaatttatatatatattttaaaattaatttaaataaaaaatattataattataaataattaagaacATGTTTTACCATCCACTATTTCCTTTCTTCCTtcccattgttttttttttttaatttcctttcttccttcacatttttttttcttaaattttagacATTTTAAATTCATTCAAATACATTTACCACCAAATTAAAACTGTGAGTGCGAttccttaaattttataatttttattaaacgtATTATTTACTATATTATACTAATTAGaccatttaaataataatttaatcttacTATGTAGTGTTTtgtttagtaattaattatgttcaaagtaattatttttttttatgattgtgGAGATCCAAACTTAATTTggcaataattaaaaattatatataaagtgtaaaaataaattgaaaaaaaaaattaaaaatttccaattttccaattgTGTGAAGACAAGCAGCAGCTTTTAAAAGTCAAAAAAGCTCGTTCATTTTGCTGAAAACCAAGTGGAGCCGTTTGCGTGGAGGGAACCCATTTAACGATAATTCAAACGTTGCCACAGCAAACAGAGACTTGTATAACTTGACTTGCCTGCCCCCATTCAAATCTACGAATAAAATATGCATCAAGTCAAGCCCTTCTTTTTGATGGACAAGACAACCATCCCCTTATAACTAGCGCGATTTCATCTCCAGCTTCAACTGACAATTCTCAGCAATGGATTCCGGGGAGAAGCGCCTCAATGAGCTGGGTTACAGGCAGGAACTCAGAAGAGAAATGGTATTACTTTATACATCTTTTTATCTTACTTGTAATTTTGTTTCATCTGGTgtcattaagtttggttttctttttcatttttgcttgtAGACTTTGTTCAAGACTCTGGCAATATCATTTTCCACGATGACCCTTTTCACTGGGATTACTCCCCTTTACGGTTCAAGCCTTTTATATGCAGGTCCTGCAAGTCTTGTCTGGGGTTGGGTTGTTGTTTCATTCTTCACCTGGTTTGTGGGTATTGCAATGGCTGAGATCTGTTCCTCTTTCCCAGTATGTTCTCTCTGATCTTTGCCAATCTTTTCATAACTTGTAGCAATTGTTCCATATTGATGAGGCCCGAGGGTTTTCTATTAAAGGCAGCTCGCTCTCCAGAGTGTTGTCTCTTTTGCCTTGACGTTATTGATCTGAAATTATTGGGGAGAACTTGGGTTTCTTTCTTCTATCCTCTTCTTTATTCTAtgtttttatttctttcatgtgtGTGATATGTGATTAAATTCCAACACAAATGTCTTGAGAAAACTATGCTTTAGGCGGCTAACTTGCTCTTAGTTGTAAAATGAACAGACCACTGGCTCTCTATACTTCTGGGCAGCCCATTTAGCAGGCCCCAGATGGGGTCCATTGGCATCATGGTGTTGTGCTTGGCTTGAGACTATAGGACTCATTGCTGGTATTGGTACTCAGGTAGATTTCTTTCAAAAATCAAATGGGCATTGATCAATTCCACTTGATACTATTTTGAAATGGAATTCAGATTATcactattttcttttcttttttttttgttctttttccTTTGCATAATTTGTCTGAAAGGCATATGCAGGTTCACAAACACTGCAGAGTATAATCTTACTATCCACAGGCACAAATAAAGATGGTGGATATTTTGCTCCTAAATGGCTCTTCTTGTGCATATACATGGGCCTCACTGTTATATGGGCAGTTCTCAACACATTCGCATTAGAAGTTATTGCTTTCATTGATGTAATCTCTATATGGTGGCAGGTACGCCTTCTATATGCtttcttttatgattttcatgGGTGCAGTGTTGCTATCTAATCACTCTACTTGGctggataaaataatttattctctGTATGGTCAACGATTAAAGGAGAAACAGAAAGATGATTCATCTGGATTAGTAGTAACGGTCAATTCTGCATTAGTTATCAATTATCAAATCTAGCAGTGCTTTATGGTTGAAATTCTTCACAAATTATCAATTAACTAGAGAAGACTGTGGATGGCGTATCCTCAATGTGGAGAGGCACTTATAGACATCAATGCTTTGTTTGATTCTTAAGAAAAATGTTGGGAAAATTTATGATATGGATTCTTATTGATCAAATATTAATAGTAGTTCTAACTGTTCCAAGTCTGATATATAAAGGGCATCATGCAACATCTTATTGATCAAATCTCTATTTTAGTTTTCAACGACTCAGACTAAGCAAATAGCTGAACTTGTTATAGGTAATATCTCCAATGGTAATTTTGATAGCAATTTCTTATGATAGGTTATTGGTGGTTTGGTGATTGTTATAATGCTCCCCCTAGTGGCACTGAGTAGAAAATCTGGTTCATATGTGTTTACACATTTCGAAATGGCACCCGAGTCAACAGGAATATCAAGCAAACCTTATGCAGTCGTTCTATCTTTTCTTGTAAGTCAGTATTCGCTATATGGATATGATGCAGCAGCTCATCTTACAGAAGAAACAAAAGGTGCAGATAAAAATGGTCCTATATCAATTCTTACCAGCATTGGCATCATTTCAGTATTTGGATGGGCATATATCTTGGCGCTTACTTTTAGCATTCAGGTATGCTTCAACTCATCTTCTTAGTAATTAGTCATTTTGGAGTCTACTGAATTAAATTGTATGTAAATAAACTTGTATAAACTGCCATCTTAATCTGTTCAAAAAGGAAAAAGTTAAGCACCAGTTGGATTATACCAAATCTATTATTTTACTTGCAATCTTCTCAGGACTTCAACTACCTATATGATACAACCAATGAGACTGCTGGAGCATTTGTGCCAGCTCAAATActatatgatgcatttcatgggaGGTACCATAATTCTGCTGGAGCAATCGTTTTACTGTTTGTCATATGGGGTTCATTCTTCTTCGGTGGGCTTTCAATCACCACCAGTGCAGCCAGAGTGGTAAGTATATTTGATTTTAAGAGGAGCTTAATTAGCTTGCTTTTGGACTTCTTAAGACTTATTTAGCAGCATCTACTGCTGCTCCACAGCTGCCTTTTCAGAATGAaggttctctctattttcgcAAAATTCAAGCATATGTTGCTTTTTGATTGCCAACATAGAAGTTTCAAAGAAAACAACATTTTCTCTTTGCTGCACCAAGTCAGTGCAGACTTATTTTCTTAACATATTTATGTTTTGCTTCAGGTGTATGCTCTATCAAGAGATCAAGGAATTCCTTTTTCATCAGTATGGAGACAAGTGCATCCGAAGCACAAAGTTCCCTCAAATGCAGTGTGGCTCTGTGCAGCCGTCTGCATTCTGCTAGGACTACCCATTTTGAAAGTCAATGTAGTCTTCACTGCCATAACTTCCATATGCACGATTGGATGGGTTGGTGGCTATGCAGTTCCAATTTTCGCTAGAATGGTAATGGCTGAGAAGAATTTCAAAGCTGGGCCATTTTATTTGGGCAAAGCAAGAAGGCCAATTTGTTTCATTGCCTTTCTGTGGATTTGTTATACCTGTTCTGTCTTTCTTTTGCCAACTTATTACCCAATTTCTTGGGATAATTTCAACTATTCACCGGTGGCTTTGGGAATTGTTTTGAGTTTGATAATGCTCTGGTGGGTGTTGGATGCGAGAAAATGGTTCAAGGGACCGGTTAGGAATATTGAGATTCCAAATGAAAAGGTTTAACTTCAATTGCAAATTCAAACACATATATCATTGGAATCCCCAAGTTCCATTACAGGCTGTTCGACTGATTTTCAATTAGTGCTATAGTTTGTTTTCTTTGTCAATTGTTTCACCTTTCTATTGAATGACTCCTCTTATAAAGGAAATGTTTGTCCGGCTAATGGCTTCACACAATTTTTGAGCAAGATAAAAAATCATCACTCTGATGACAGAGCTCAATATTGTATATACCAAGTGTAAAAGCTACAAATGGTGATATTCGACATTATCCTTGAAACGAGAAGCTAAGAAACAACTTCCCTATCCATAATACTTGGAAACTGGGGTGCACCTACAAATTGTGATTTCAATTCCTCATAATCTCTCACCCATAGACAATAGCTTGAATTCTTTGCTACTACATCCTTAGAGACCTCCTTTCTTTCCACTAATTCACTTGCATATCTTGCGAAGTTATCAAGGTCGGACCATAGTCGAGCCTGATTTCTTGGATCCGACTCATCTCTCACATTATCTAGCCACTCTTTAGCTTCCTCCACCCTGGCCCAAAAACATGTGTCTTGCGTGGAACTTGCAAACTTGCTTCTAGTTTTCTGCTCTTCCTCTTTAATTGGTCTCTCTTTCCACCACCTTTCAAAAATGTGGTACCTCCTCTCTCTTCCATGCCTAATATAATGACCTTTCTTACGGTGCATTCCTGTTCTATAATACTCAGCGATATCTAGTGGCTCTACAAGGAGCATATAGAATTGAGATGCATTCACCCACTTTGCTCGCCTGCGAAAATCACGAGGAAGGTCATTGTTTTCCAGCATGTTAATTACATTATCCCAAAAACGAGCTAGCTTGAGCCTGTTCATATTGACTTTAGAGCCCCTTTTGGAGGCTCCTCTTTGCTTGAAAGAGTCATAGTACCCCATTTGATCATCAGACTGGTCGCAGGATGCTTTGTACCATTCTATTTCTGCCCTATAAGGTGCTATCTTAGACAATTTAATTGCTAGATTAGCACAGTTGAGGTTTGGTGTACGTCCTGTTCGCCTTGGCAATTTCAGGCAAGCTTTGGCTGGTGGAGCCACATGTTCATCCTACAGATTCAATTCATAATCTTAATGGCATAAAAAAATAACGACAGTAGCTTAGATTTGTGATAAAGTCAATTACAAAAGAATAACAGAAAACACCTACCTGGCAAGCTATTCCTGAGGACTGCAAAGCCAGTGCAACACCGGCTTCATAGCTTGATTCAGGAAGCTCCCAAGGTGGGAAACTCGTCCtcgtcagaacctgcagagtgagTTTCCGAACATAGTATCCATACTTAAGGTGATCCTCAATGCTACAGCTTGGCGAACTGCTCAGCAACAGCAAGTGCATCATCTTGATAATAGATGTTGCATTGTCAATACAAATAGCTCCATCTTCAGAACAGAAGAAATAGTTCCCAAATGGCCAAAAGCCGCAATTTACCTTTTTCCCTTCTTCTGCTTGCGTCAAACCATTCAGGGAAGCTAATACAGTGTGGAAGATTTCAGCTTTGCTTTCATCAGGTAATTTGGCAGCAAGCAATGCAAAGTGCGGTGAAGTCATCGATAGCTGCCAGAATTGAAGCAAGGAATGTAGCTGAGGAGTTAGGGGAGCAAGAGGAGCAAAGAGTAGCCTTGGAACCAAGTCATGTTTTGACACCACATGGCAAAAGTTGCCGGCCCATCCCTGGCGGAGAATGGCACGGGAAAGAGACTCATTACCCAGCAACGGAGAACCAAAAGTGATGCATAACACTGAGATGGTAGAAGAGATTGATTGAAGGTAAGACAGTAGCCAAAGAGCACAGAGTCCAGCAGTTGTTCCTCCTATGCCATGGCCTGATATCACAATTGACTTGCTTTTCTCCAATATTTTCAACATCTGCATTTCAGAGCTTATCCGTATGAGTACATTTCatgaaattcatttgcaaatccTTACTTGATATTTTTTACGAACAacacaattaatttaaatgaaatattatatgaATTACTTGGCTATTATAGGCTAAACCTTATATAAAAATGAGTTTAATAACAATTGGCCAATTATTTGCATCTgatttcataatttaattaattctatataaataatttgtacAAGGTGATTTGagtattaattttcaaaataaaaaaaaatcactaatttaacaatgataataataataataataataataataaagtttcTTTGAGAAGTTTAGgtccaaaaaataattaaaaagggtTGTTGAAGTGAATTGAGAAAGTGCAATAGTAGTTGATTTCTAACTTTGAtgcttttagtttttttattattattatagggCCCACACGCATTTTTGCTTTTATAATCAATCTACGAATCTCATCTTATCAGTCTGAAAGCTCAAATTGTAGGTCAGACTAAAAGGCAATAAGAAAAAGGttgacccaaaaaaaaaaaaaaaaaagaaagaaaaatatatcaaatcacACCACGCGTAACAACGGGTCAACCACAGGATGAGATGAACACCAACGCAACCTAAATTGACTGCTACTcttctcttttaataataaaataagaatacattaaatatatgaaattatGATTAAAACATGTGTTTTAGCAATATTGAAAATCAATCATATTATAGACAGATttattatcttttctttttcttattccatttatatgtataaattttattaatgtaaGAAAATGGTCTACCAaattagaaaaaagaaaattctgaAACTGCCATGTCATGCTTTTGTTCATTTGATTTTAGtactaatgatttttttttttttcaaaaagaaagaaagagagagagagagacgtgtTTTAACGCATAAACCCAGTCAATGATGTATGATGGCCAACTACAATGTAAATTAATCATAATAAGactttattttaatgttttgtacattttatatatatatagtattatTTTGCATAATGCATGTTTATataatacttttttaattttattaactatATACAAAACATCATTTTTTGTAATAGAgaaaatgataattattttaaatagctttgtttttgtttttaattatcataaataGTGTTAAAAATACcattaatcaattttaattcaGTAATagtactaaaattatttttaaagttatgATTTCTTGAGTTTAGTCCTCTATTGGAGCctgttatataaaaaataaataatgtgatAAATTGTCagagtttaaaatatttaatttattaattatagagTTTAATTTTACCGCATGCTAgccaattaattaaatcaatatttagaataattttatatttttaataaaataaataaaagcttAAGCTTTTAAGGCAGCTGCAATATGATGAGCTCATTGGTAATAAAGAAATGGTAAAACTGACCTGGTTTTGAAAACTTGGGTTGCTATAGACAGATAAGAAGACCCGCAAAAGCCCAGCGTGAACCATGACGGGCTCctgtccttcttcttcttctccatcaatTTGATGTTGCAAAGGAGAGAAAAGACCAATTGCAGAAGTAACAAGCGGTTCCAAATTCCTGGCGGAGGTTGGGTCGGGCCCTGCCACCAGCTGAACACCAGAAAAGGCCAGATAACCCACGCTTCCGGTC
This genomic interval from Manihot esculenta cultivar AM560-2 chromosome 12, M.esculenta_v8, whole genome shotgun sequence contains the following:
- the LOC110627740 gene encoding amino-acid permease BAT1 homolog, giving the protein MDSGEKRLNELGYRQELRREMTLFKTLAISFSTMTLFTGITPLYGSSLLYAGPASLVWGWVVVSFFTWFVGIAMAEICSSFPTTGSLYFWAAHLAGPRWGPLASWCCAWLETIGLIAGIGTQAYAGSQTLQSIILLSTGTNKDGGYFAPKWLFLCIYMGLTVIWAVLNTFALEVIAFIDVISIWWQVIGGLVIVIMLPLVALSRKSGSYVFTHFEMAPESTGISSKPYAVVLSFLVSQYSLYGYDAAAHLTEETKGADKNGPISILTSIGIISVFGWAYILALTFSIQDFNYLYDTTNETAGAFVPAQILYDAFHGRYHNSAGAIVLLFVIWGSFFFGGLSITTSAARVVYALSRDQGIPFSSVWRQVHPKHKVPSNAVWLCAAVCILLGLPILKVNVVFTAITSICTIGWVGGYAVPIFARMVMAEKNFKAGPFYLGKARRPICFIAFLWICYTCSVFLLPTYYPISWDNFNYSPVALGIVLSLIMLWWVLDARKWFKGPVRNIEIPNEKV
- the LOC110627739 gene encoding lipase-like PAD4, with amino-acid sequence MDNEDSSFESSEMLASFLTSTPLLSESWRLCDLANTMPSQGFVAEQTGSVGYLAFSGVQLVAGPDPTSARNLEPLVTSAIGLFSPLQHQIDGEEEEGQEPVMVHAGLLRVFLSVYSNPSFQNQMLKILEKSKSIVISGHGIGGTTAGLCALWLLSYLQSISSTISVLCITFGSPLLGNESLSRAILRQGWAGNFCHVVSKHDLVPRLLFAPLAPLTPQLHSLLQFWQLSMTSPHFALLAAKLPDESKAEIFHTVLASLNGLTQAEEGKKVNCGFWPFGNYFFCSEDGAICIDNATSIIKMMHLLLLSSSPSCSIEDHLKYGYYVRKLTLQVLTRTSFPPWELPESSYEAGVALALQSSGIACQDEHVAPPAKACLKLPRRTGRTPNLNCANLAIKLSKIAPYRAEIEWYKASCDQSDDQMGYYDSFKQRGASKRGSKVNMNRLKLARFWDNVINMLENNDLPRDFRRRAKWVNASQFYMLLVEPLDIAEYYRTGMHRKKGHYIRHGRERRYHIFERWWKERPIKEEEQKTRSKFASSTQDTCFWARVEEAKEWLDNVRDESDPRNQARLWSDLDNFARYASELVERKEVSKDVVAKNSSYCLWVRDYEELKSQFVGAPQFPSIMDREVVS